From Populus trichocarpa isolate Nisqually-1 chromosome 19, P.trichocarpa_v4.1, whole genome shotgun sequence, a single genomic window includes:
- the LOC7491089 gene encoding LOW QUALITY PROTEIN: RING-H2 finger protein ATL52 (The sequence of the model RefSeq protein was modified relative to this genomic sequence to represent the inferred CDS: deleted 2 bases in 1 codon) has translation MGSTADNQNPWSPYSTYKDCSQGICSVYCPQWCYIIFPPPPPLSLGDDASNTDLSPLTIAFIGILASAFILVTYHTLVSKYCSRRGHGNDTTELNDNQDQMGNEASQGIPGGLDEAVLKSITICKYKKGDGFVEGTDCSVCLGEFQENESLRRLPKCSHAFHLLCIDTWLKSHASCPLCRANIADPANVLPSAQAPPAVPVQENLPSSNASTLQYQQRTSDAVLVIQDLEGSVGQEGSDDTPRTPVNQDLESIMEANDPIQPIRRSVSLSFSLCQNQISIADILRISEEDEDGDGVGILNLVTSPFLQEDLCSQGRFTFYDFKLMSI, from the exons atgggttCTACTGCTGACAACCAAAATCCTTGGTCACCATATAGCACCTATAAAGATTGTTCACAAGGAATTTGTAGCGTCTATTGTCCACAATGGTGTTACATCATTTTCCCTCCTCCGCCTCCTTTGTCACTCGGTGATGATGCTTCTAATACTGATTTATCCCCTCTTACTATAGCATTTATCGGCATCCTGGCAAGTGCTTTCATCTTGGTAACTTACCACACTCTCGTTTCCAAGTACTGTAGTCGGCGAGGTCATGGCAATGATACCACTGAATTGAATGACAATCAAGATCAGATGGGAAATGAAGCATCGCAAGGTATCCCAGGTGGACTAGATGAGGCAGTTTTAAAGTCTATCACAATTTGCAAGTACAAGAAAGGTGATGGTTTCGTTGAAGGCACAGATTGCTCAGTCTGTCTtggtgaatttcaagaaaacgagAGCTTAAGGCGTTTGCCAAAGTGCAGCCATGCATTTCATCTCCTTTGCATTGATACATGGCTCAAATCTCATGCAAGTTGTCCTCTATGCCGTGCCAATATTGCTGATCCCGCTAATGTTTTGCCTAGTGCTCAAGCACCACCAGCTGTGCCGGTCCAAGAAAATCTGCCAAGCTCTAATGCTTCAACACTTCAATACCAACAAAGGACCAGTGATGCTGTTTTAGTGATTCAAGATTTAGAAGGGAGTGTTGGGCAAGAGGGTAGTGATGAT ACACCCAGGACTCCAGTTAATCAAGATCTTGAAAGTATTATGGAAGCAAATGATCCGATCCAACCAATTAGAAGGTCAGTTTCACTGAGTTTTTCTCTCTGTCAAAACCAGATTTCCATTGCTGATATATTACGGATCAGTGAAGAAGATGAGGATGGTGATGGAGTTGGCATCTTGAATTTAGTTACCAGTCCATTTCTACAGGAAGATTTATGTTCACAAGGAAGATTTACGTTCTATGATTTCAAATTGATGAGCATATAG